In Crinalium epipsammum PCC 9333, the following are encoded in one genomic region:
- a CDS encoding ATP-binding protein: protein MITLETLEKWLNAPAETERLEFKEAKQQYDTTKLLRYCVALANEGGGYLVLGVTDKLPRRVVGSQAFLSPTDLNDIKSRIVDKLRFRVDATELLHPDGRVLVFEVPTRPVGQPLAFDGAYLMRVGEDLVPMTPDVLKSIFAEDQQDWFSRPARCNASPDDVIALLDTQTYFELLKIPYPTNRDAVLERLQSQDLIKQTTQGWTIINLAAILLAKKLDAFSPTLARKAARFVIYEGINKLKTRNDTTGIRGYAVGFEGLVDFVHSAAPQNRFVEEVVREEVKMFPKQALRELIANALVHQDFLATGTSVMIEMYSDRIEISNPGIPPIKVERFIDENRSRNEQLAYLMRLFRICEEKGSGIDKVVSAAEGFQLPAPDFRVGEIRTTAVLFAHQDFADMSKADRIRACYQHCCLLYVNNQRMSNQTLRERFRLSDSQVATVSLIIGATKEAGLIKADESESTSTRYARYLPFWA from the coding sequence ATGATTACCCTTGAAACCCTTGAAAAATGGCTGAATGCACCCGCAGAAACAGAACGGCTAGAATTCAAAGAAGCCAAGCAACAGTATGATACAACCAAATTGTTGCGCTATTGCGTGGCTTTAGCCAACGAAGGTGGTGGATATCTGGTTTTAGGGGTAACCGACAAGCTCCCACGTCGGGTCGTAGGTTCCCAAGCTTTTCTATCCCCAACCGACCTCAACGATATCAAATCTCGCATCGTAGACAAACTCAGATTCCGAGTAGACGCTACAGAATTGCTGCATCCTGATGGACGAGTTCTGGTTTTTGAAGTACCAACCCGTCCCGTTGGGCAGCCATTAGCATTTGATGGAGCCTACCTAATGAGAGTGGGAGAAGATTTGGTGCCGATGACACCAGATGTACTAAAAAGTATTTTTGCTGAAGACCAACAAGATTGGTTTTCCCGACCTGCTCGATGTAACGCTAGCCCTGACGATGTAATTGCCCTACTGGATACCCAAACGTACTTTGAACTTTTAAAAATACCCTATCCAACTAACCGCGATGCTGTCCTAGAACGATTGCAGAGCCAAGATTTAATCAAACAGACAACACAGGGTTGGACAATCATTAACCTAGCCGCTATCCTGTTGGCGAAAAAACTGGATGCCTTTTCCCCTACATTAGCTCGTAAAGCAGCCCGTTTCGTGATCTACGAAGGTATCAATAAGCTAAAAACTCGTAATGACACGACAGGCATCCGAGGATATGCTGTTGGCTTTGAGGGATTAGTAGATTTTGTCCATTCAGCAGCACCGCAAAATCGCTTTGTCGAGGAAGTGGTGCGGGAAGAAGTAAAGATGTTCCCGAAACAGGCTCTAAGAGAACTTATTGCTAATGCGCTAGTACATCAAGATTTTCTAGCGACGGGAACTTCCGTGATGATCGAGATGTATAGCGATCGCATTGAGATATCTAATCCTGGCATTCCGCCTATCAAAGTAGAGCGATTTATTGATGAAAATCGCTCTCGTAACGAACAACTTGCCTACCTAATGCGACTTTTCCGTATATGTGAAGAAAAAGGCAGTGGCATTGACAAAGTTGTAAGCGCAGCCGAGGGATTTCAACTACCCGCACCAGATTTTCGAGTAGGTGAGATACGCACAACAGCAGTGCTATTTGCCCATCAAGATTTTGCTGACATGAGCAAAGCAGACCGAATTAGAGCCTGTTACCAGCATTGCTGCTTGTTGTACGTCAATAATCAAAGAATGTCTAACCAAACCCTAAGAGAGCGATTTCGTCTGAGTGACTCACAAGTAGCAACCGTTTCTCTGATTATAGGAGCTACCAAAGAAGCTGGCTTGATCAAGGCAGATGAATCCGAATCAACCTCTACCCGCTATGCTCGCTATCTCCCTTTTTGGGCATAA